The genomic region acatactggaatgactgccaacagttaAGTTAATATGTGGAAGGATACgagtgcaaccaagtgttacgatatatCGTTTTTACGAACTTATAGGATTATTGTTGCTAGGTATAACAACTCAAATTGTTTGGGTAGGCTAACCCTCAAAAGCCTCGTAAGAGCTTCGCCACTAACATATAATCTTATTTATATCTAGCTCGAGGATAACAGATCATTACACAAATGTACCATGAAATATcagacacactaataaaacaaagtaaacatttttaagtaTAACTAGCTCACAGGGTAACAAACTGAACGTATAATTAGTCACGAGATAAGACATACAGTACCTGGGATATAAATATATCATAAGATAGTAGATATAATGTGTAACTAACTCATATGACCTGCAATATTTAATTAGCTCACAAGATAACGGACCGGAGCTCCGGAGGTGTAACTCATGAGATGacacatacagtatgtaaatatctCACAAGATAAGAGGTACAAATGTAGCTGACTCAGATATAACTCGCTTACAAAATAACAGACCCAAACTTAAGTTACAAATTCACAAGGTAACACAACTTATATCTAATTATCTTAGCAGATAATACAATGTTTGATTATCCCACAAGATACTAGATATAATGTAAAACCAATTCATGGGAAAACAGATAGGCTCTATGCAATTATTTCCAAGACATATTTAATTCTATTATACCTCGTGAAACGGCAGACCTAATGAGTAAATTTCACACGATTAATAAGTTACATAATTTGTTCACGGGACTGTAGCTTACAAAGCAATAGACTAAATTCGTAGGTAGGCCTATCTCAGAACTCACGGGTAACTGAATCACGGTACTAGCAGTAAACTCATACAACACATTCGCAGAGTCGAGTTTAAAGAAACTATCTTAATGAATATAACTACATAACATAGATCTATTCCTGCTTACTAGTGACATAGACTAACGTAACTGATCCATGCGAGATTACTCtatactgggaatcgaacccaaaacTTGTAGTGTAATTTAAGTCATAAGTATAACATAAGAATTATTTCATTGCGCGTTTAATTACTCTGTAACTCCATTGCAAACGGCAgggaaattagaaatttatctatGTTCCTTTAtgtctttgtcttgtttaatcAAACACAAAGACATTCTGGCGTTAGGCATCGAAACATAGATAGGCCTAGAAACATCCAATGTTTCGGAGCTCGCATCAGTTTCATCATCAAGGAAAACAAGGACATCATTATGTATGATACAATGCAAAAACCCAAAACTATCGCTTCACATTGAATGAAACCTGAAGACCATACCTGTAGTGAGATATTTCTAGTGGAGAAATGAAAGCTTGGATCCGAAAGCATATCGCCAACAATCCTATTGAAATATTACGTCGAGTCATGCAGTGTCCCTAAAAGACTGCAGGATTTTCTACGCAGAAATGGTAGTCACCTGCAGGATGTCACCTTCAAGACATAAATATAGTATGATATTCACCAATGGCATACTCCTTACTATTAATAGacatgaataaatatatttaaagtatTTATTCTTTTCAAAACATTTCGATTCTAAAATTTCCCGTTCTTTTGAGTCACCATGTACAATGCTGTATATGTATAagattcactcattaattcagtGTTcaacccaagggcaggtctttcactgaaaacctagcattctccaatccttcctatttcttgccttcctctttttctcctcatatgatccatataattatcttaatgtcatctattgtctgatatctccttctgccccgaacgcttctcccgttcacaatttctatcaatgcatccttcagtaggcagtttcttctcagccagtgatctaaccaatttctttccctcttcctgatcagtttcagcaccattctttcttcacccactctttccaatacagctccATTTCATATACTGTCTACCCActccacacgctccattcttctccatatccatatttcaaatgcctctattcgcttctcttcatttcgtcgtaatgttcacgtttttgccccatacaatgccacactccacacaaagcacttcactagtctctttttcattctttttccagaagtccgcagaatatGTCCTTCTTCTAGGGTATTAAAAGGTTCCTTggctattgctattctccttttgacttcctggtagcaattcatgttactgcttatagtgcaccccaagtatttgaagctgttcacttgctctactccctcatttagaattcgtaaatttaccttctttatttttctttctatgaccattgtcttcgtcttgttgccatttatcttcatcccatactgctcacagctgtcatttagcttcaatagcacatcccttagtatcgtctcctcgtCTGTTAACAAAGCCAAACCATCAGCAAatctatgcactttattcttcttcctcctacaatCTCTCCCCTACtgtatgttctgaaaacagttctttactaaatcctacaagtaaatgttgaacacggtaggtgataaagggcatccttgacgtactgcTCTCCCAATttgacttccttctgacatttcttctcctatcctgactttgacacgTTGCTTTATATGGAGATTTacagaacagccttctctctttccaatccacatctatTTTCTTTAGGTTCACCATCAGTTATATAAGATTATTAGATACTAATTATGAGTGTGTATGAATGTATGCCATTAAATGGTGAAGAATGAAATAATCAAGGAATTTGCAAGagatttgttaccttttcaaacatgagtacaatattttatttatttttcacgaaaattttttgaaaatatttcacaaaaaatgCAGTAAATTACACGACGTTCGAGATTCAGTTTTAAGCGCGACTGAactcttaccacagtctagtatatacagtcacgaagcttgagttgtgagagtactagtaacaatagactgtgccgatactatttcgcattgtctgtaatgaggcaatattagcgatcctagtggttggcaactatttaaggatgcatatttactacgtattgagcttcgtgactgtatataatagactgcgCTCTTATGTTTCTGTAGTGTTTTAAAGTAGCTCTTGCTTTTAAAAAGAGTAAACATCTTCAGAAGTTAAAGATGCAAGTCAATATTTTCCAATCAAACACGCAGTCCAATACGTAATTATGAAATCGCCGACCGAGGCAGTAGCACTTGAATGTATGTTCCACCTGGTGAACTAGAATCGGATGATTGGTTACTAACGCCAATCCAAGGTCGTGTCACGGTCGTTATGGTCTGCGCAGGAGGGGAGCGGCCGCGCTTCCTGCTGGCCTCTCTGCTCGGGTACCCGTCCACCTGCGTGCACAACAATGCCCTGCACAGCTGTACCTTCAGCTTCACCTGCTGGGTCGTCGGGGGGCAACTCACCAAGGGCTGCAGCGAGGGAGGCGGCGGCGGCCTCGACCTGGTGGCCGACCTGCTCTTCACCTGCTGCGTGCCCGTGACGTCACAGCCCCTGCCGCCTGCGCGAAGGGAGGACATCGACCACCGCAACAACGAAAGGACAGGTGAGGCCTGTCGCCGCAAATCACATTTTCGTTGTCTTCCTCTAGCAAACAACCTCGCTACGAGGAAGGTCGGCGCGCGGCTCCAAGCAGCCCAGCTGGAGTTGACTCGGCGACCCACATGTCTCCAGCTAGAAAACTCCGGTGTAGTGGCTCGGATAGGAGAATTATCCTATAACCAACTGCTATCAATAACTCACTTTTTTTTCCACATACAGTATCGTATCAAATTTATCATCAAACGGCTTTCatgtagtggtttccctcacaatTCTTGTATACGGTACATTTTTCTATACTTACAAAGGAACTGTTAATTAGTGTACGTCGAAATCTcctcacacttccaaaaaaaatattttcgattattcactcattaaagcgactgaagcactttcttcctgataaactaaaattaatcctGATACAAACACTCGTGATTCCATTGTATTCATTGCATGCTTTgtcaaggttgtgggttcgatcccgggccaggtcgatggcatttaagtgtgcttaaatgcgacaggctcatgtcagtagatttactggcatgtaaaagaactcctgcgggacaaaattccggcacatcatgcgacgctgatataacctctgcagttgcgagcgtcgttaaataaaacataacatttaacattgtatgctttgtactgcactattttattactactattagtattattattattactattattattattgttattattattattttattattattttttatcattattattattattattattattattattattacgatcattatcaataattgtcttatttttttatactttgtatgtctcatttattttgacctgctgttcacattttattatgctttttctttctttctgtatgttataacattatgtctgatttctacttacttgttgtttacatttttttattattatcttattcagttttgtgtgtaaaattgtaatgtactttgtaaatttgtagagttttttgtaatgcagttttactcctgtttgagtgttagagaaggccgtatggccttaactctgccaggttaaataaatcattattattattattattattattattattattattattccacactTCTATTACTGCGGTGTTCTATTAAGTAACTTAATGCAAATTTtagcagagactacaacgtgtgcgtgcgtccgttatattcgCAATATTCATATGATCACGTTtctccgtctttccaaactctgtcttggctaaggctaagcaaTCGAccagccctgcattctcttattctattatttcaaattctgcgcaccgctaccccaatctacttggcttctcgttttcaaaatttatcagcatatcatcagctaagtaccaggtctcatcacaACAATTTGCTCATTATActttaccacaagacatctttatattcttcatcctatacagtttctgTTGCTAGTAGAAGTAGCTTCCGAGTAATGTAAGGGGCTGGACCATGCTATATGCTCTTTCCATTTTCACTTCAGACGGTTTACTCGTGCCGCTACGTCTTCCATtcccatttttcttcttctcattcaCTGTAGCCCTCAAACTGATATTCTAGATCTTTATCTTCATTTCTCTCGGGAACGTTTGTATGGATGTTGCCAGCCTTACTATGAGCCACCATGCCTGGCAtccatattaattataataatactggAATGAAGTGTTCTATTAATTGAGATTATAGTTTCAAACTGAGCCATTTATGATGCCAAATTTTCTCCAGACCAGTCCAATTCTTCTTTTATCTCGATGTCGCAATTTCTTGTTAACGAAACAATTGAAGCTGTGAGATCaaaaaccattcaagtccacttttggCCCAAATTGAGATATTTATACAACCTGCTACTTCGTTTCATTTGCCATCCATTTAGTTAAGGAACGTAAAATTTAAGCAGTATTTTTTCATGCATTGTGtttaataaccattcaagtccattcaGAGTAAAACTTATAGAAAAATGTTTTCATATTAAGATTTTATGTGAAAGCGACGACAGTAATTTTGAGGGGTGGAATTTTGAGTAGttaaacatatttaaaagaaatctgacaaataataaatgcatatttattaacaattattattattaatctcattcagatgaaacttacagaaaaatgtgtaaatattaggacagtcatgtcaattgatgcccataggcgcaagtgcgcgctttagagttcaggagagcctgagcgctttacagagggaaggaaagagacagacgaaagaggtagtatatgtcgcttggtcgagctatatacagggatggccagcactgattcaataaagaacttattaaaactgtatcagtgttaatttttagatttgtctgagaagtataagtgcattataagaatgtaagttttaattttagtctaatttttcacaagtttgtttttttttttattcaaaaagaatattttctcaactttttaaatagaaaagtgaaattttcagataaggcctatttatttagtagccttgcagatactgaaacaatgttttcgtgaattacaaattttgaaaatattcgcatggaaaatgtttgtaaggaaatgaatttacAAAGCAACTACTCttgcatcataagcaaaagatatgtgcccacgTGTTGTAAAtatgtcagttctatagcttcagcaggtttcgagaaaataatttaatattctgatgataggaagttgctcaccattattaccttaaaagcataatgcgataagagttttgttatggaatattagttacatttaaaacataatacagtacttaggtaactttgctttgtactatgatattgttttgattagttcattgtaCCATCGATATCAATTCCAATTTACCATATCATACTCAGTCTCTCTCTCCactttcatccacttagtacagtatagttgtactactacggaatatatgtgaatattccttcttaactctttattatgttattaatgttcaaaaaacacaactgcaatattaagaaattggtgttagtagttTTGTTTTTCAGATAACAAAGATAAAatcaaatagaaagaagccatataaaaataacgacataaaatttcacatttcgTTTGGAGTTTGtacaccattgttttcttaatccaatagcctgtttatttctccttccatacctagcgcgtGATGCTCGCGCATGGAcgtgaaggtcagaaaaatgcgctggCTTTGATATCACTGTATTAGGGCATTTTTGTCAAAATAATTATCATAACAAGTATTTCAATGattgagatcaataaccattcatcttttgcaaatttgaaattaatttttggatatttcaacaagtgttacgactttaaaattGGTACACTACTTTGTCTTGACCTCTAATTTAACCAGAAAAAAGTatgtgaaaaagtaataattatgtaagaaataaagttttttgcatttttctcgaaacttgtgtaaatggacttgaatggttattgatctcaccgcttcaatttgtCCGAGGTAAGTTTAAGGCTCCCAAAACCCGATATTCAGTGCCTAAAGGTCCATCAGTATTAAGTGTTGTCTGTCGACAGAGTGCGGAGTGCCGCGGATCACGCTGCAGAAGCGCATCATCGGCGGCAACGAGGCGCACTTCGGCGAGTTCCCGTGGCAGGCGCACATACGCATCGCAGGCTACCAGTGCGGCGGAGTGCTGGTCAGCCGCTGGTACGTGGCCACGGCGGCGCACTGCATCCACCGCGCGCGTCTGCGCGACATCACCGTGTACCTAGGCGAGTACGACACGCACAACACGGGCCTGTACAGCGAGCCCCTGCCGGAGGAGGCGGTGCGCGTCGTCCGCAAGCTGGTGCACCCCGACTTCCAGTACCGCGTCACGCAGCCCGACCGCTTCGACCTGGCGCTGCTGCGGCTCGCACGTCCCGTCACCTACCGCGAGAACATCCTGCCCATCTGCCTGCCGCGTCGTGACTCCGCCTTCTGGGGCCAGATGGGCGTCGTGGCGGGCTGGGGCAAGACGGACACCACATACGGTTCGTGCAAACCTGCCTTCTTgttgtttagtaataataataataataataataataataatggctttatttaacctggcagagttaaggccgtaaggcatacatgggcacaattttcagtTACGTGAgtcactcgatttgaaatagtttgtttactaggagaggagactgcagagtaggatgggaaatataaactgctgtgacctgcgtcaccttatcgtaatcgctaaggcggtcagtggcgaactattaggaaagcgcttggtgaACGTGAGAgaatcgaaaacttttattcaatttggcaaattaattcggcagctttaatcataaacctctttactatttctccatcattgaattgatttaaatcacaggcgagaaattgcgtaactagccaataatattccatcacgttgtctacatttattttcttgaattttctgtcgtttatcaagattatttaatagatttgcacgttctcgacctaaaataatttaagaaaatcatatttcgttttctacgcacgtttgatatttttttttataaatttcttttggaagtaatacctacaaacaacatttaattcctcgtaccttttaatgcagcgtgtttaaggtataatgtcgtatttagtttactatgcaaatgttaagatcataaattttcttcggaatagtacggtacgaaaaataacatttaatttgtcttaccttctaattcagcatgttctttatgacataaagagtaatgtcgttgtatattaaatttattaatgcctaataggattttcgagcataacatacatcgtatattctccccttctaaacagcaaaaaaactcttccttccatttctcatgaaataatcgttttctaacgcgtacacactgctttgataatgctattatgtcaccactgatattgcttatgaaactgatatagaacctgcccacgcctaggagctgcgtgagggagaaaCGGGGACTgcgaagatgatgtcactcagcgcgataagctctgtgaaggtcagtgaggcattatttctcaagtgaggcacgatgcccatccttgccgtaaggccttctcttacactcaaccaggattaaaacttgcttacatagttgaacataaaactggatctgaattaagtaattacatactgatacaatttaggtacataatgagatcaaaagaagaggttacataaaaatttacctcataaaataaaaataaacatagtggaatacatattaatgttattagaatcaaatacgaatcacataaaaattgaagccgataattcaataaaaaaatgtacatagtaaaagtaaaaataaacatatcaatatatatattagtattagattacaattaagtaggatttacataattaaactagaaaccgacaattgaataaaatgtacacaaaaaatagattgataataaaaaacaacacagggggatacatattggcgttaagtgataaataaacacgatttagataataaaaataagaaacaaaaaaaaataaaaataaatacagtggaacacattccattaaatatttgcaacgcgttagatctggcaacttatcataagatatttttctaatttacatttaaaggaaattaaagttcggcagcccttgacttcaggcggtttagtcaattgtccgaagataggtctgaacctcacaagtgataccaacaaggcaccactaatgaggcaactagaagataatgggttagggtggccagttcctttccccctccattgcatacatcgctgactagctgcattttacactaatcagatttcagatgcattcaaacaattgttcttcctcttacatattgttaagtgagatgtactccctgataatagatgtacatatcagccagaatttcAATCAGAGGCACTAAACCTGCCTTCTCTTATATactgtaatttacatttaaagtctTCTCTCCAGTAAGCATATATGCACTGAGATGTTATTAGCAATACATCTGTAATCTCTTTCTTGTTTTATCTACCTATAGCAACTTGTACTACAATTAATGCATAGAGCTTTATCTATACAACAGCTGACCCATAGATAtattagtatattatgaaactggTTTATAACGTTCTACTTCATTACAtgagtcaatgtttaggaaatgagcgaagcgagtttcctaattttgacgaatgTAATAAGTTAACTGTATAACGTACGAAGTTTCATACGCTATTTTTGTATGACAACATTATAAAccatttaataaagaaataacataagtGTATAATTATAAACTCccccttcaatatctaaattgacgtaatttttatttaaattaaatttgattgaaataaataattagaatgGGAAATTTTTAAACTAAAACCTGTATAATAAAAGGTAGATCTATAggtaaaatgaaaagaagaattattGGTTTAGCTAAACTAGTCTTCATTAATAAAAACAATCATTGATCTGCCGCCACAAAAATATCCAATTATCAAAACTTTTATCTGGAGTGTATTATTAGGTGGAAGCGAGAGTTGGCAATAcggaaatcaataaaaataaccaCTTAGAAGCCACGGAAATGTGAATTGTAGCAGAATGTTGAAAATCTGAATATTCTAAGTTTTAAAGAGGATAGGCtacttaatgaaaataaaattttagtgaagaaattagagaaaagaaaaataaactgcaTTGATCATACGGTCTGACATAACAGATTATTAGTCAATATATTGGAGGAAATAAATATTTggcaagaaagaaagaggaagaccgAGAAGAAAATACATcaaagatataatattattaaaagatttcccattcaataatatttaataggCCATTGCTGTCTAAGCAAATCAATATTCATAGATCATGATaccaaactacccatcattacagTGAGATTAAACATCCtgagacttttgttttattttaaagttcaatataattctacacttcaaaaaaaaagtcactgacatgaggaaaaatgctcaaaaagttctgcaggttacagttagggcataaATGAAGGTATATTACGCTAATCTTCGGGTTTCTGCACATATCTCTTATATAtaaatcatgtatgaagtatggtatagtatactatactctcaggact from Periplaneta americana isolate PAMFEO1 chromosome 15, P.americana_PAMFEO1_priV1, whole genome shotgun sequence harbors:
- the LOC138715717 gene encoding serine protease 33 — translated: MTLFDGSLATSLFGKFRGLLFDILGQKKGGMGRDLETRREEDWLSGSRHAGVVQRTCATCGRPALSTPREDTLGGAMRPGLVICIVAMLATHSGGERPRFLLASLLGYPSTCVHNNALHSCTFSFTCWVVGGQLTKGCSEGGGGGLDLVADLLFTCCVPVTSQPLPPARREDIDHRNNERTECGVPRITLQKRIIGGNEAHFGEFPWQAHIRIAGYQCGGVLVSRWYVATAAHCIHRARLRDITVYLGEYDTHNTGLYSEPLPEEAVRVVRKLVHPDFQYRVTQPDRFDLALLRLARPVTYRENILPICLPRRDSAFWGQMGVVAGWGKTDTTYGKTGTNILQKATVPILSDAECLQWHEHKNINLELHGEMFCAGHSDGHMDACLGDSGGPLIVQQDGRWTLAGITSAGFGCAVDHQPGIYHKVADTAGWIAAHINK